TCGAGCTTCACGCTGCATCTTAATCTTCGCCAATTGGAATGGCGGGCACTTCTTCAATTCTCATTGGTCAACTTACCATTGATCTTCCAGTAAAATTCTTATTcccattatttgttaactgtttttttcaattgattttagtTGAATTATGAATACGATTGTTGATTCTTTGTTTTGATTAACTCGACTGCTTTGAGTTGATTCCAATTGCATTGTAGGATAATCTGGTAAGTCACGCTGCAGTGGTAGTAGGATTGTGCTTGTTAACCTAGGATTTTCGATGGGCTGAATATATCCATAAAAGAAATTTGGTTACTCGCATCACTAAGTGcagttttcttcttgttctctCTAGTTGGTCTTTCATTTCCATTTGATTTCATAGAGTATGGTGGCCTATCCCATTTCTTGATTGGACTTATTTATACTGGAGTGAACCTTTCCTCCAAATATGGTGTTTAATACTTGACGATATTATCTAAAACCATTGTTTCATTACTTAAAGCGATGCATAGTGAGGATCATAGCTTCATAGTTGAAGTCATGAACTTCAACAAAGTGTAAGCTTAAGAGTTCAGACATGATTGGTGAATTGCATAATTTGTAACTTCACTTCTTGCACTTGGTTAGTGctgattcttttttctaatacaaTCCGTTATCATtatctataaaagaaaaaaacaaggtGTAAGCTTCAAAAAATGACATGCAAAGTGATCACAACTAGAAGTGATCAAGAAATCGATTAATACCAGCATTATTGTAATTTGATGCgataattagttattttagtaGTTCATAACTGTTTGATACTTATTAATACTTGAATTGTGCGCTTCGCCTAAAAAAATAATGCACTTCATTTCTCGCTTTTCGCTTCAAGGCccatgatgttttttttttcttttcgctTTTAAAAATACCAGCAATTGAGatgttaccttctcaaaaaaaaaaccacacTGGCAATTGGGTTGTCATAATGATGGTGTTGCAATAGTTGAGTTGCGAACAAGAGACCAGCTCTAAAAAATGATAGTGTTGGAAGTTAGGTGTGTGTAGATTCTTAGTCTCTTATGTTTTGGGGTTCCATTTTATTACCACATTTATTGACAATTGGTGTGTGGAACCATATTTCTGTTCCACCAATGTCTTTCTCATAATTATTTTCCTATTCTCAATTCCTTTCTGCTCACTGCATTGTCCTGGTGGCTTGCACTTTTGACTTCGAGGACAGGAAAACTATTTGTCAATCTTATTCTCAATGTTTGCCATTTTCTTGTTACCCTTAGTTATATAGTTATATTTCCTTCTGTGACTTATTATGTCATCCAATGCTATACTGCTTTGGACAGATTGATGCACCTGAAGGAACAACCATAGAAGCTGATGAATTCTTATCAGTTACTGAATCTTTGAAGGGACAATTTGCTTCTAAACGTGCTGATTATGTAAAGGTGCGTTTTATGAATTGTTAGTTTTCTCCCACTTCCCCCCAATGTTTTATTGTGTATTTCGATTGAGGTGCTTTTACAAGGTTTGTACAACCAAGGATCTGTTTTGTCTACTTCCAGAAAAGGACAGAAGAGAATGCACAAAAGGCGTATGATTTGggggaattttttttgaagttgtCAACAGAGAGAAAAAATCTTATAGTTCATGGTGCGGATATTAGCATTGATCTTCTGTCTAAGAGACAGCAGGATGTAATTAATATGCAAACTGGGATTGGTTCCAGCAATGGAGATAATGATAGCAATAGTTGTGAAGATGATGGATATGCCTCTTCTGAAATTCGTCTAGGATCTAGCATTGCTGTCAATAGTGCTGTATGTCCCATTATACTTCCTCAAGTGGAAAGACTGCCTCAATATACTACATGGGTATTTTTGGATAGGTATGTTAAGTTACCTTGATGGACAAGTCATGTGGTCTTCAAGTTTGATTTGTGCCTCTTCTTTTccttatattcttaatttagCTTGCTTCCTATATGAAATTTGAGGTTCTTTCATCAGTATGGCATGCTATTGAACCTCATGAATGTCTAACCATATATTTCTTGATAATCTTCAATTTACAATTATTTTCCTTACTGAGTATTTTTTAGGTGTTAACTGTTGCATCTGATCATACAAGGGATGTATTTAGTGCAATTTTGAATCACCTGTGCTCACCCTTTACAGTGGCTTTGATCTTAGTGTCTTGTGTTTTTCATCATCGGAATTTAAAATCATCTGCTTCTGGACTTTTGTATAATTATTGATCCTCTAGGCCTTAGAAATGTTTTATTTTGCACTATGGGATTTCATTTTATGCCTGTTCTCGGAAGGGATGTCAGTTGAACAAGGATGACAAATTCAAAGTTATTCCCGCCGAGGAGGAAACCATTTAAATGGCATTGACATCCTTCTCTCCTTCTATAGCTTCTTTCCAATGAGAGTGGAAGTCTTCTTGTTTTTGGtgttgtcttttaattttaagtttCCAGTAACATTGTAAATCACGATTCTAAAACTGGTAACACTCTAAAATTTCATCATTCTTGTTGAAGATTATTATCTCCTTAAACGTATCCCCTCTCCCTTATTGTGTGGGAGAATCAGACTTAAATCACTAGACTACAGCTTTGGCAATtgttgaagatgaagagttttcttgttatttttgacTGTTCTGATCCTACTTTGACTTGTGCAGAAATCAGGAGATGCCCGTGAATCAATCAGTGGTTGGTTGTAGAAGAATTTATTATGACAAGAATAGTGGAGAAGCTCTAATTTGCAGTGATAGTGAGGAAGAATTACTTGAAGACAAACAAGAAAAGAAGTTTGTAGAGTACGAAGATGTTATGCTGCGGTTGGTATAATTAAGCTACATAAAGTACTGGATTGAATTGTGCCCTCCTATATTTTTGGTTTTTCTTTCTACTGTATTAGAATCATCAATCAGAACATTCTTTCCACATGAAACAATGGTGTCATGTGTTATGAATCTTGATATATAAATCAGCTCGTTAAAGGGAGGCTGAAATCTTAGAGTTCATTAAAAGAGGGAACTCCGATCTTGTTAAAGGGAGGCTGAAATCTTAGAGTTCATTAAAAGAGGGAACTCCGATCTCTTCAGCTCTTCAAATGGAAGAGAGAAATCTAATCTCTTGTTTTTTGCTGAAGAATGACTTATTGATTTATTCATCAAAAGCCCCTTTAAATAAGAGTCTTATTACATCAATAGGAAGTCTAATTCTTACGAAAGTAGGAGACCTAAATCCTATTccaaactaataactataacttaatCTAATCCTTATGAAACTATGAAATATAAACTCcattttagaataataaatgaagttacttaaattataaaaaaataataaataaatataattaaatacttaaattaattGTCTTCCTTGCATCCACAACATCATGTTTCTTAGAGCAGGGTATTTTTTGCCATTGGTAGATCATTAGCATATCACCTCATGACAATCAGATCATTTTTTTCCTGGGGTCTAGCTCCATATTCAGATAGAGAATATTACCTACTAGATATGTTATGGCACTCTTAAATGTCTATACATTATTTGTTATTCTTGTCTCTCTTTAGTAGTAATTTTACCTATTATTTGTCTAGAACTATGAGCTCAGTACCATTTTCAGATTTTACGCTGTTCTAAATGTAATATAGATCTTTGTTCAGTTAATGTCAAATACAGATCTCTTCTGTTTTAGCCTCTTCTCTTGCCATCCATCTTTGTgatcaattaattaaagaaagCAGTTCCTTAAAAACTTAATTTCTTTCACAAAGATGCCCTTTGAAACTCATTTTAGGACGTTTCAACTTGTACATATGAACTATGTTTAAATCTTTAATTATCTGGAATATAGCATGCCATACGGAAAGGGTTCACATGGTCTTGAGCTTGGAGCATGGCTTATAAGATTTTCATTATGGTCTGCTATTTGTTGCTGGATTGTTTGCTAAATGTTCTTTTAAATACCGGTGAAGTAGATTTTGTCTGGCACTTTTCATAGAATGTGCTATCTAATCCAATATGTGGCTAAGATGATGTATCACTGTTTACTTACTTGCAGTTCAACTATCCAACAAATTGGCCTGTCTGATACAGTGTTAGAATTGCTAGGGCAGTTCTTGTCTAGAAAACCCAGTGAAGTCAAGGTACACACTTCGTTTAGAGAATAACTACTCCTTGTTATTcctttataaaaaaacaaaacaaactacACTCTATTATTAAGTTCTCATTATCGAATAAAACTGCTCACAATGCGAACTATTGTCCAGCTGTTTCCCATTTGgtttttctgggtttattacaGAGATAAATCACAATCCAGTGTCTATCTTATACAGGCAAGATATGAAGATCTTGTTAAGGACAAACATGAATGCCCCCCAAAGAACGAGAACATCCAAGGGACTCCAGATTTATTTCTTGACAATGATCTTGATGCTGCTCTAGATTCTTTTGACACCCTATTTTGTCGTCGATGCCTTGTATGTATATATCTGTTCTTTTAACTCCTGGCTTGTTTTCTGCTTCATACTTTTCCTTCTGAATAtacttctttcctttttctcgTTTTGTCCTCACTTGCAGGTTTTTGATTGTCAATCACATGGATGTTCACAGGACCTGATTTTTCCGGTATGGAATGGCTATTTAACCAATGTTTTAGTGTCTCAGAACTCTGTACTTCGAAACAGATTCTTATAGTGTGTTTTACTCCTTACATTCATAAGGCTGAAAAACAATTGCCATGGTGCTCTCCCGACGTGGATAAGGAGCCCTGTTGTTCAAATTGCTATCGCCTGGTATCTTGCTCCCCTTCTTTTATGTAATTTCTGTTGACATCAATTTGGCCCTGACCTGAATCTTTTCCTTTATAAACAACTATCATTTCTTAGTAGTGGTATGTACTTATTCTTTACTCCTATTGTGGCAACaatacctactaaccttctgaGCTCTTTTACTCATTTCTGGCCATCAAGAAGGAAAGCGAAGCTGGATTGACCCCCTCTCAGATTGCTAATCATGGAGAAAACCATGTCCGACTATCTGAAATTGCTAATAATACTGAGGTGTCTGGTAGGGAGCATCTATCAAGGACATCAAATTCTTGCGAAAGCGAAAGTGCTTCATTGATTGCAAAGAACATCTCTGAGAATATCGGTTCAGAGCTTAGGCTGTTATGTGACATCACTACTGTTCAGCGTTCTGCTTCTCCATCTAACAGAAAATCTGATAGTAAAGTGGGGAGCACCAAAGGAAAATGCAAGAGAATAGCTGAAAATGTTCTAGTTGCCACTAAAAAGCGGCAAATAAATCTGATGGCTGTGGAGTCTGACTATATAGCTTCTGGAAGTCTAGTGTCCAAAGACTTGAATCTCCACTCTAATTCACATAAGGATTTCAAAGATGTTGGTTCATGTTCCCTAGAATCACAACAACCTCAGTGTGGTAGAACTTCTAGGAGGGACATCTCTCCAGTATTGGGCAGTAAAAATTCTTTGCAAGGTGAGGGTTTTGGTTGCCAATATGAAGACGCTGCCAGTGAAAAAAATGGGATGAATCATGACGACACATTGAGGGAGAATGAGTTTGGGGATGAGAATAACTGCAATCAAGAAATAGATGGTGACAAACCATGGAGACCACTTGAAAAGGCTCTCTTTGAAAAAGGTCTGGAAATGTTTGGTCGGAGCAGGTCAGTTAACTTCAAATTACTCTTTGCAACTAATTCTACTCCTGTTCTTCTCAGTTCTTTGACGTTGTATACCTTGTTTGTCAACACTATCTCTTCTGTAATATCTTCATAAATCATTCACTCAAATACTGGCTTACTTTTGTCTAATAAGAAATTGTTGTGCTAGCTTTTTAATCAAATTCATGCTAGTTCTCAATAGGCAAACTAGAACTTGCAAAATATTCCTCATTAATTTCCTCCGAACTAAGTTGGAAATGGCAATCGgactttttatgtttgatgaTTGTGTGTGCATTCAATTCCTGTTTTACTTGTCAATGCTCTCCTAGACGAATGAAAATGCTAGACCACTGCTGGCAAAATTTACCTGACTTGAGCACCTTATTTTGTCATACAGCTGCATGATTGCTCGAAATCTGCTGAATGGTTTAAAAACTTGTTGGGAGGTGTTCCAGTATATGAACAATTCCGAGAATAAGCTATCCCTAGTAAGTGATGGGGTGAATGGAATGTTTCAAGGCTCTTTTAAGGGTGATGGCCATACAATCGTGGTTAGTATATTGACTTTGTTCATCAGCATGTTGCTTTGTGTTCTTGTTGAACAgtagtaatattattattacccCCACTTAAGTTGATCCTGTTTTGAATTCAATTTCAGGGTAATCAACCACGGAGAAAATCTAGATTCTTACATAGAAGAGGTAGAGTTCGCCGCTTAAAATACACAGGGAAATCAGCTGGATATAATGCACTTAGGAAAAGAATATCTCAGAGGAAAGACAAGCTTTGCCGTCACTATAATCCATGTAATTGTCAAGTACCTTGTGGAAAAGAGTGTCCTTGTATCGTAAATGGGACCCCCTGTGAAAAATATTGTGGGTAAGACAGCATTCTTCTCGACTAACTCCAGTGCGATAATAATGTGGGACCTGGGCTGTAAATTATTCTTATGAAATCCACAGTGCTAAaccatttttattgttttctggGGTTTGTCCATCTTTTTCGTTTTTGGTCTCTTAAACAACTCTTTAACCACAGTTTTGTGCCTATATTAATTAGTTCTTCTTCTATGCTTTGTCATTCTTATATTCTAGATGCAAGAGTATCAAGAATTGCAAGAATCACTTTCGTGGTTGTTTTTGCATAAAAGGTCAGTGTAGAAGCAGGCAATGCCCTTGCTTTGCTGTTGACAGGGAATGCGATCCTGATGTTTGCCGAAATTGTTGGATCAGGTGAGCTCCTGGTAGTGCTATGGATTTATTGTCTGTTTTTATCTATTTCCTGAAAGTTGGTGATATAAGTTTGCAGTGTCAAGCTGGAAGTATTTCTAGTGCCTATGAGCATCTGTGTCCTCGGATTCCCCATCTTTGGTGTACTTTCTTGTTTTTAGTGGTTGCTAATTTCCATTCATCTTGCGTTTTTGAGATCTTGTATCGCCCCTCCATGCTCACTCTACTTTATCGACAGCCTAAACTATGATTTTTAATTTGCTTGTGCCAAGCTAACACACTAAAGGGTTTGTTTGGTTCGTGGACTAGTTATGCAAGGCCTGTAATGTATGAATTATTATGCATTGAATAATTAAGAAGAGTTTGATACGCGGTGCATAATTATGAAGGGACTGCTATTCTGTGGATGGTAGTGTGAGGTTGTTAGCTGAGAACAATAATATAGGGGTCGTTATACAATATCTACTTTAAAGgtaattttattgataagtACTCTTATTGATGTATTGTTAATATGCGTAGGCTTATTCTAAGACCTAGACTACTCCGCCTCAAATCCTACCAACTTGAGATTGTCAGTAAGAATCCCCACCGACCATGCTGGCCCTATCTTAGACTATTCCTCCCAGGCTGAAATAATACAATAGTGAATAGACTGTTGTAGAGTTTATTACGGGAAATCAAATGCCACATTGGTTATGCAGAagtttatatgaaaattttccgAGTTTATGTTAGTAatcattattttatgtttttcttataaTGGTAACATTCTATATATTAACAAGTATACTATACCAACCATATAGTCTTCCAAACAGACAATTATAAAATAGAGGAAACTCGCCATCTATTCGTTTCTTACATGTagtctaaaacatcaaaaatatcTTTAGTTTCTACTTAACAttcctgtttacaccaaaaataataaaggcTTAAGCAATTCATCTTCAACTTCTAGATATTGCATTGCTATCCTCGAAACACCTTTGGTTTCTATATCCTACAAAATACATGTTGGGACAATCCTCCATCTCTCATTCTGGTTGGATAAAATTCCTACTCATCCCAACTGTCTAGTCTCCTTAACTCCTTTGTGTTTCCTGGCATTGGCATCACCCATCTGATTTCCCTCAAATCATTGAAGattttccaaatattttctGTCTACTTGTAGCGTAAAAAGCATAATTTTATGTTACAAATTAGACACTGTATTTAGTTATGCAAAACTTTATTGTTGTGCGATCAATTGATTCCTAAAAGCATAAGCTATTAAGACAAATTCACCGTGTTATCTTCATCTACCATACTTAACCAAACCATCTATGTAACATTTCTCTAGCTTTTTCTCTCCCTAAAATGACCAACcttattgatttatttgatgGCTGATAATTATTTATTGCTGAGCGAGTGACAACTGAGGAGCAAGCTTTTCAAGCTCGAGTGAATGTTGACATCAATTTATGTTTTATCAAGAGTTAAAAGGTCTTTTTGTTGTAGTATTGGAGTAGTTAATCGTGACATAAAATCTTGTATAAGAAAACAAGTGTGTGAGGTTGGCTGCATAAGAAAAACAATCTCATCACTAATGCAACAGTTGGATGGTAGTTTTAAATAATACACATACTAAATTATGCAGAaatctatttttattatatacacGGGACAtaatatggaataaaaatgcatgTATAAGCAATGGGGATTAAGCTTTTAAGGACAAAATGTGCTTTTCAAGTAGTAATTCTTGTATAACAATCCCTCCATTATTAACCAACTTTTAACTGCCCTTCATTATTAATCGCCACATATAAACAATCGTTATGTTATAAAACCCACATAACTAGTAAATGAATCAAAAAACACAtaatttgttcattttaatatCCTTCATTTTCAGTTATAAAGCTTCCATGTCTATGTTATTTGGCTCTTGCAGCTGTGGTGATGGGACTCTCGATATTCCTCCACAAAGAGGTGACAATAATGACTGCGAGAACATGAAGCTTCTTCTCAAACAACATCAAAGGGTAATTATCACTATTTATTTGTGAAGGctagtttgttatttttattccaagtTAGAGGTTGCCACTAAGACAAATGATTATATATGTCCTCCCTCTGTTCTCAAAGTTTAATTAGATGGATAAAGTTTGAATTTGGCATTATCGTATTTTAAGTTCGGGTATTAACCAGTCTTTTTAGTTGAACCTTTGATTCATGTTAGACATTGTAACGGACAAAAGtgaataattgataatttttaataatgtaTCATCTCACTTTAGGGTCTTGTGAGGCTTTTAAAATTGTGCtgctctcttttcttcctcaccCTTCCTATTCATGTATTATCTTTAGACTTTAGAGCTGCTCTAGTGTAAGAATGGAGGTTTTCAAGTTCCAGTTCTAGGCTAGTTGTTATCCCTTACATTAATTTTTGCAGGTTCTTCTTGGACGGTCTGATGTGTCTGGATGGGGTGCTTTCTTGAAGGTAATATCTAAGAACAGTTAtgctctttctctctctatctGCACATCCTTGTTATTTTTGGGCTTATGTTTAGAATTGCTCACAGAATAGTGTTGGAAAGCACGAGTACCTTGGAGAATATACCGGTGAAATAATCTCACACCATGAAGCTGATAGGCGTGGAAAGATTTATGATCTTATAAATTCTTCATTTCTCTTCAATTTGAATGACCAGGCATGAGAAACGACTTGCCGTTCATACCTTGTTAAGTTAGTCCTTAGGGTAGGGCCTCAACTGTGGTCTGATGCAAATCACTTGTCTTGTGTGCATGTAGTGTGTGCTTGATGCTTATCGGAAAGGTGACAAGTTGAAGTTCGCAAACCATTCTCCTGATCCAAATTGCTACCCCAAGGTAATTGCTGAAATTTGCGTAGGCACTCTCTAGATTGATTTGCCTATGGTAGATTCAATAATGCTCAATTAACTCTGTGACAGGTTATTATGGCTGGTGGAGATCACAAAGTTGGTATATTTGCCAAACAAAGAATTTGTGCAGGAGAGGAACTCTTCTATGATTATTGTTATGCGCCAGATACACCACATGTCTGGGCAAGGAAGCCTGAGGCACCCACTACAAGAAAGTAAGCTTGCAACAAATGTTGTATTAAGTTACATAAGTCATTTGTCTTACATTTGGCATAAATGTCTCAAATTTCAATGTCGGAAATTTTCTGACATCTAAGTAAATGTCGGTAAAATAGTTACGACATTTCAACTTCacctttattaaaaaaaaaaaaaaatttacgaCATTTATTTATGACATTTGTGAAATGTCacattaaaatttcaaaaatataggTTGATGTCGCTAAACGTATAATGACATTTCTTTATGACTTTTATCAAATTTCAGCATTATATGTTTTTAGCTTATTTTTTGCGACATCTTTAAAAGTGTTtggaatttttttgaattattattgacgctaatgcatatatttttaatacatccTGCAAATATCAGCAATGATTTCTTTTAACTATacataatatcataagcatCTAAATTCAAATAATATACCATATACCTACAAATTTGTTAACAATAGATGACATAAACATGGATCATATATTGAAAAACAAAAGTTATCTTCAACTAATTCCAACAATAAAAATCTTTTATCTCAGAAATCTGTAATCTCGGCAATAAAACAATGTCATTGGTTTCTTTTAACTTTATATGAAATCATAACCatctaaattaaaataatataccTACAAATTTCATTAACCATAGAAAACATAAATGGggattatatatgaaaaaataggaGTTCTTTTTAACATTCTAGGAAAATCTAACTAATTTttgcccccaaggcctagctcaagtggtaATAGGTCACTGGTTCAAGGGGAAGGGTGGAGGGGGGACCCATTATCcgccgagtttagaaggctgtgattggtccaaaggggcGGGTCACTGGGAGATtgctcggttatcaaaaaaaaaaaaaaaactaattttggaACAAAAAGAGATGTTCTTCTTCCACTCTTTCTGCACCTACTTCTGTGGTTCCTCTCCAATTTAATTGTGTTAGTTAATTTGATAGCCTCTTGTATGTGATTGGAAGTGACTGATGTCGCAGCCCTTGTTATAAAATGAAAAGCAAATTATTAGGAAGTAATTAAAAGTTAACAATAATCCTCATAGTTACTTACACGAACATTTTCATTTAGCGAATATTATTAGAAGTACAACTTTCTTAAAATCGTCGCTTTTGTTATACAATTGAGGTGATCAATATTGGTCAATGAAGtcgaaaacaaaaaaaataggtgatttcttctcatcCATCCTAGCCTTGGCGGATAGAGTTAACTGGTACTTGTTGTTGGTAGGAGGTGGCAGGTTTCCTATGGAATTAATCAAGGTGCGTAGAAGCTAGCCTGGACACCACAAATATATATCTAAAAAGAAGCACTCAATTATGTATTGTCCGTTAAAGAGCTCACAAATAAACTACAAAATTTTATAAACATTGAATATGATCATGGGTTATTGACTCAGTAATTTAAAGTCGTAATTGCATTACTTTCGATTTATGATATACTAACATATATAACCTACTTTGTACCTGCTAGCGTGGCTAGATCCCACAATGGTACTTATATGTACTTGAGCAATTTTCcactcatgagctagcttttggagtTGACTTAGGCCCATGTCCCATATCCTTACATGGTTTTAGTGTCAGGTTCATCCCCGTTTAGACTCTCGGTCCATGTCCTAGTTGGGTCTGGGCGTGAAAGGGGTGTTAGTGTGGCTACATCCCACTTTGGTTGGGGAATGGTATGATGAACTGCTTTTATGCACTTCAACAATCATTCcttcatg
The Solanum stenotomum isolate F172 chromosome 12, ASM1918654v1, whole genome shotgun sequence DNA segment above includes these coding regions:
- the LOC125848053 gene encoding histone-lysine N-methyltransferase CLF-like isoform X2 → MAGTSSILIGQLTIDLPIDAPEGTTIEADEFLSVTESLKGQFASKRADYVKKRTEENAQKAYDLGEFFLKLSTERKNLIVHGADISIDLLSKRQQDVINMQTGIGSSNGDNDSNSCEDDGYASSEIRLGSSIAVNSAVCPIILPQVERLPQYTTWVFLDRNQEMPVNQSVVGCRRIYYDKNSGEALICSDSEEELLEDKQEKKFVEYEDVMLRSTIQQIGLSDTVLELLGQFLSRKPSEVKARYEDLVKDKHECPPKNENIQGTPDLFLDNDLDAALDSFDTLFCRRCLVFDCQSHGCSQDLIFPAEKQLPWCSPDVDKEPCCSNCYRLESEAGLTPSQIANHGENHVRLSEIANNTEVSGREHLSRTSNSCESESASLIAKNISENIGSELRLLCDITTVQRSASPSNRKSDSKVGSTKGKCKRIAENVLVATKKRQINLMAVESDYIASGSLVSKDLNLHSNSHKDFKDVGSCSLESQQPQCGRTSRRDISPVLGSKNSLQGEGFGCQYEDAASEKNGMNHDDTLRENEFGDENNCNQEIDGDKPWRPLEKALFEKGLEMFGRSSCMIARNLLNGLKTCWEVFQYMNNSENKLSLVSDGVNGMFQGSFKGDGHTIVGNQPRRKSRFLHRRGRVRRLKYTGKSAGYNALRKRISQRKDKLCRHYNPCNCQVPCGKECPCIVNGTPCEKYCGCKSIKNCKNHFRGCFCIKGQCRSRQCPCFAVDRECDPDVCRNCWISCGDGTLDIPPQRGDNNDCENMKLLLKQHQRVLLGRSDVSGWGAFLKNSVGKHEYLGEYTGEIISHHEADRRGKIYDLINSSFLFNLNDQCVLDAYRKGDKLKFANHSPDPNCYPKVIMAGGDHKVGIFAKQRICAGEELFYDYCYAPDTPHVWARKPEAPTTRKFFLEDLMCLAGVLSCRMVMESMRTLGSILVK